One Elaeis guineensis isolate ETL-2024a chromosome 10, EG11, whole genome shotgun sequence genomic window carries:
- the LOC140852132 gene encoding E3 ubiquitin-protein ligase AIRP2-like isoform X2: MFQSQLARSSSFRGSLKALEADIHHANTLADTIHRAYGGACLQMKLSYSPLAPFFLFLIQWMDCTCSYSLPSYLGLLHILVCKVYTDGKTTISTFERRASLRQFYAVIYPSLQQLESFLMEKDESQERGRCKEIMGRKRMEEWRKLSDKDMEREDECGICMEIGTKMVLPNCNHAMCINCYRDWNTRSQSCPFCRGSLKRVRSRDLWVLTSNGDVVDTVTLEKQNMQGE, from the exons ATGTTCCAGAGCCAGCTTGCCAGGTCCTCTTCCTTTAGAGGATCTCTCAAGGCCCTTGAAGCTGATATACACCATGCCAACACCCT GGCAGATACTATTCATAGAGCTTATGGTGGTGCATGCCTTCAGATGAAGCTATCTTACAGCCCTCTGGCACCATTCTTTCTTTTCCTAATCCAGTGGATGGATTGTACTTGTTCTTATTCCCTCCCAAGTTATCTTGGCCTTCTCCACATTCTTGTCTGCAAG GTTTATACTGATGGAAAGACTACAATATCTACATTTGAAAGGAGGGCCAGCCTTAGGCAGTTTTATG CTGTTATATATCCTTCACTTCAGCAACTTGAAAGTTTCTTGATGGAGAAAGATGAGTCTCAGGAGAGAGGTCGATGTAAAGAGATAATGGGCAGGAAGAGGATGGAAGAGTGGAGGAAACTTTCTGATAAGGATATGGAGAGAGAGGATGAATGTGGAATTTGTATGGAGATTGGTACCAAGATGGTCCTGCCTAACTGCAACCATGCAATGTGCATAAACTGCTATCGTGACTG GAATACAAGATCGCAGTCCTGCCCATTTTGCAGGGGAAGCCTGAAAAGAGTTCGTTCAAGAGACCTCTGGGTGCTTACAAGTAATGGTGATGTGGTTGACACTGTGACTTTAGAAAAGCAAAAT ATGCAGGGAGAGTGA
- the LOC140852132 gene encoding E3 ubiquitin-protein ligase AIRP2-like isoform X1, producing MFQSQLARSSSFRGSLKALEADIHHANTLADTIHRAYGGACLQMKLSYSPLAPFFLFLIQWMDCTCSYSLPSYLGLLHILVCKVYTDGKTTISTFERRASLRQFYAVIYPSLQQLESFLMEKDESQERGRCKEIMGRKRMEEWRKLSDKDMEREDECGICMEIGTKMVLPNCNHAMCINCYRDWNTRSQSCPFCRGSLKRVRSRDLWVLTSNGDVVDTVTLEKQNVRHFYHYIDSLPLTVPDSLFLVYYDYLV from the exons ATGTTCCAGAGCCAGCTTGCCAGGTCCTCTTCCTTTAGAGGATCTCTCAAGGCCCTTGAAGCTGATATACACCATGCCAACACCCT GGCAGATACTATTCATAGAGCTTATGGTGGTGCATGCCTTCAGATGAAGCTATCTTACAGCCCTCTGGCACCATTCTTTCTTTTCCTAATCCAGTGGATGGATTGTACTTGTTCTTATTCCCTCCCAAGTTATCTTGGCCTTCTCCACATTCTTGTCTGCAAG GTTTATACTGATGGAAAGACTACAATATCTACATTTGAAAGGAGGGCCAGCCTTAGGCAGTTTTATG CTGTTATATATCCTTCACTTCAGCAACTTGAAAGTTTCTTGATGGAGAAAGATGAGTCTCAGGAGAGAGGTCGATGTAAAGAGATAATGGGCAGGAAGAGGATGGAAGAGTGGAGGAAACTTTCTGATAAGGATATGGAGAGAGAGGATGAATGTGGAATTTGTATGGAGATTGGTACCAAGATGGTCCTGCCTAACTGCAACCATGCAATGTGCATAAACTGCTATCGTGACTG GAATACAAGATCGCAGTCCTGCCCATTTTGCAGGGGAAGCCTGAAAAGAGTTCGTTCAAGAGACCTCTGGGTGCTTACAAGTAATGGTGATGTGGTTGACACTGTGACTTTAGAAAAGCAAAATGTGAGGCACTTCTATCACTATATAGATAGTTTGCCTCTCACAGTTCCAGACAGCCTTTTCCTGGTCTATTATGATTACCTAGTCTAA